In the Glycine max cultivar Williams 82 chromosome 19, Glycine_max_v4.0, whole genome shotgun sequence genome, CCTTATTCCATTCTTCTTACTTTATTGACTATTTTCCATAGGATactaagaaataattttattatggtAAATATAGATGTTTCTTCTGATGCTCATTTTAATATACAGGTTCCTCTTGCTTATTTGTTATCGACAACAAATTCCGTGGTTAACGAATGCAATATCGCAAACACAAAACAGAAACCTAATCCAGGTCTgtcatttgaaatttaaattcctaAGTACCTCAGGGAATGGATTCAACaaatcaatctcaataacaatgaGGAGAATAAGAAATGAAAGAGTTTAAGAGGGAAGAGAAATTGCGATACCTGAGAAACGAGGTTTTGTCCCGGCGGtgaagagaagaaggaaagaagagcAGAAGTGAGATTGAGCAAGATATCATCGACGGTGAAGAGTTGCTGAGGAAAGTAAGTGCCAAGTATATCCATTAACACGAACGGATCCATGGATACGGATCCGAAACCTTATCCGATCCTCTGCTCCGTCTCTTCTTCTGGTGTTCCGTGCATCCCGTTTCCGACGACGTTCTTCGCCGCTCTTTTTTTCTTGGCGGGAAAATTGAGAAAGTTAATGAATACGCCGGTGCCAATTCTGGGCTTTTGATGCTAATAAGCTTGGGCCTTGTGCGGGTAAACATCAAAGGAAGTTGTTATTCTCACTCTGATTTTCGTTATTCTCACACCtactgttttttaaaataatcaaaatattgaaatgatCATTTTACCTATTCTCAcaccttttgttttttaaaataatgatacaaatattttgattaatttaaaatttattttaaaataaatatttaaattattatcctacctaacacaattaattttgatttctctCGTTAttgtacttttaaaaattatagtctACTGTACATCTAATCAACTTATGGACAACAATAACTAATAACTAATAGTGTTTTACTTTACAATCCACTGCTAATACAAATCAAACTTTTTCAATGgtaaataattcataatataaatcttaagaaaaaaatattttataaaaaatgttcagaaatattataaaaaaatgcacatatCAATACACTCTagtagtattattattttataagtaaaaGAGACTTTAACAGATTATAATCATTTATCAAAATCTAAATTTAAGAATAGCTGGATCTAATCAAATTTAGTGAATTTAACTACATTTAACAACCAATTAAGTTGTTCACACTAATGATATTTATTACATACATATTAACGTAGCACTTAATATCAATAATTAgtgttttataaatataaataaacatttttataaagtaaaaaaaatattttcacttaaatagtattaatcattatttttttcagtaacctaaatataaattaaattgtaataattattatattttcataatatattaCATACATATtaactattatatttattaaattttaataattaaaatataaatttattatatgtatGACTTTTCATTaaaatctctctctctatataactaattattttttaaaaaaacatttggcacaaattgttttaaattttgatatataatatattatgagTTAGTTAAGTTTTTAGTATTTAAACTTTTCtacattttttatacaatttttagtCATTCGTTAATTTTCTATCAGTATTTTAGTTCTtctgaaaaaaatttcatatttttagttccttgtttattttcattgttcaaaattaaacattattttatcaatttttaatcctttgtttattttatatctagGATAACTTTTGAGGAATAGATATTGAATTGCCATCGGACAACCAACCATtcctttgtttgttttatatttagggCATCATCAATTTACATGGTTTGTAAAAAATTTCACAGGTCTTTGGTGCGAGGTCCGAATGATACTAGAATCAAGAGACAAATATATGTGTATAGATTAGGGGGCCATGGCCCCTTCTTAGTAACAATTTTACTATACTTATTGTAGCTTATGGTTATCATGGATAGATTTTATTGCGGTTGTTTGCTACGGGCCTTTTTGTTCCCAAGagtaaaatttcaatatatatatataagaaaatgattttaggAAAAGTTTATTGTGTTAGATATTATATATTAGTGTTTTTTTCTCTCCGTTGCTTGCTTCATCTTGTCTTTAGattcttatatttaattattaattttagtattatatataaaatttcaattactCATTTCATATTTTCTATTACTTCTGCAATACATTTGAATCTATCAACTTTTCTTCTTACAATTAAGAACTTTGagtttatgtatttttctttatttgtgcGATTTgatctttctttcctttatttttccaCACACTATTTACTGCTTgaccaaatttatttacaattataaGTTTCATCTCTTGTacgtataaatttaaatatttatatttaaaatattttaaatttataaaatatcataaaatataactattattacttgttaaataaaaaagttagaaatatAACCTTTTATATATGACCCCTGGGATTTAGTCTGGCTTTGGATTGCTGAGTATTTTTAAGTAAGATTTTAagttcaaattttgttttataaaaaaatgtgattaagaTGGAAGAACCACACTAAAGAATCAAGTGTTGggattaaggattaaaaatctCAAAAAGTGATATCAAAGCATATTTTCAAtgtttcattattaaaaaatagataaaatatttagattcatagttgattttttatctaagttttattcaacaATCCTTGAATTATGAACCATCGATGAATAATGTAAACAGTGGCTTTATGGTTCTTCATCaactaaagtttttttattctacaataggacttttttaacttttcaaatggaaagaaaaaaccatatatattcttaatattgaaaattatagtCTTCTTATATTGTGTAAACTTAATAAAATTCTCATTATGGGTAAAcactcacatatatatatatatatatatatatatatatatatatatatatatatatatatattcatttaagttCACATAGATTAAGCTAAAAATGATAGATAGTTAGGCTCTTGTTATTTACACCCACTATTTTTTCTAAGTACACACATATCTCCTTTCTACCTTTCAATTACCCGTCATAtccttttttcttaaagaaatgTTTTCAAGACATATATTTCCAAGATTACATATACCTATTTCATATATGTATCTCCACAACAATTCATAGTTATTTGTCCCATAAATATATCTTTGAAATTATGATTCATAGTTTCGGAGATGTACTTttgaaatatgtatatatatttttaataaaatatcacttaagaattaagatggttgacgataaataaaaagaatgataaatatttatcttatacacatgtttattggttttattttcatcctatcattaatattttttaaatcctctaaaatcttatttcatcttatctttattattttttaaaccttgattTTAAATTGTCATTGCCATATATTCACTATACAATAttgtattttcattattattatataatattttatgtttttctttatgtGACAATGTTTTTTTAAGGTACGTTTATCATTAAATTCACCTGACATTGAATTATTGAGGTAGACTTAGATTAAAAATGAGTAAACAtgcttaaagaaaataaatcatcatcaaaagttttgttttgtaattaagGTGTATAATATATGAAGTTAGTAACAAAGGTACATTGAAATGTAGTGCCACTCGAAGGAAAACACAAAATAccgtataataataataaatatacattattatataatgaatatagTTTATAATTAGAGTTTAAagaatgataaagataaaatgaaaataagactaATAAACATagatataagataaatatttatgttctttttttatttctcgtcGACCATctcaattattaaataatatttcattaaaaaatatatacatattctaGAAGTGTACATCTGAAACtatcaattataatttcaagaattcatttttggaaaataaaatgagtatatttctttaagaaaaaaatataataaataattgagaTAAAAAGGGATGTACCAAGTGTACTTAAAAAACAGAAATATGAATAACAAGagcaaataattattataattatgttaatattaactcacattaattattattaaaacacaaaatttcaataaaagttATCTGacacatattaattattctgtaacaataacatgttaaaataaaaaccatCAACCACATGTTTAAATAACTTAAATTccattgatttaaaataaatttctttcctactttttttaaaaaaaaatcattattctttagaaaatttaaaaagaaataaaaaaaaaacttgccaCAATCAAGGAACATTAGTTGAAAACTGAAAGGACAGACGAAGCAGAAAAAGAAATGGCTAGTCGCACGTGGTGACGAATGATGTTACACAAGACGCTCCCGTTCATCGGATTTGCTAGCAGGTCACAGTGTCAcccttttatatttaatattttcaaactgAAGTGGAATAGTCCCTTCCTTTTTACACACTAGCCGCTTCACCAAAGTTGAAAATTTTCAGAAACCAAAACCTCtccctccttttcttttttccttcttcgcCACTCTCTCCATTCCTCCGATGATTTCCGAACCGGCGAGTTCCCTGAGAAAGAGCAACTTCCAAGACCGGCGCCTCAGCATCATCGACGTTTCCTCCGCCGACGATTCGCTTCTCGATGGAAACCCTCTCAGCCACCAACGTTCAGgttatctttctcttctcttctcattTAACTGCAAACGACACCACTTATTCTCAATTGTTTGCCGTTTTATGCATCCGTCGAGATCAAACAAAACTCATTCAGATCTTCCATTTCAGAGAACCAAGAGCAGGCCGATGTGTTGTACACGCCGAACTCGAAGAAGTTCGAAGACGCCGCCACCAAACTCCAACAATGGGACCACGAGCCTCACTCCAACGACTCATCCGGAATCGGAAAACCTAAGAAAAACAGCAAATGCAATCTGCGCAAGAGTTTAGCCTGGGACAGTGCCTTTTTCACCAGCGCCGGTACCTTTCTTTCTGTACTTgcaatttgttttgtttgattggATGTTGAGTAGTTTTGTGTTTAATTGATGCGTGATTTTCAGGGGTTTTGGATCCGGAGGAGTTGACTATTATAATTGAAGGTGTTGAGAAGGATGAGAAGCCTGAATTACCGTCTATTCAAGAGGATGTGTACAAGTCGTGTGAGTCCATTTCTACGTTAGCGAGTGATAGCTTGACCTTTGAAAGTGTGGAGATGGAGGGTGATTTATTTGAGGATGTAAGAGCTTCAATTCAGAAATCTAGCAAAAAGTCCAGCCCTGCAGCGTCAAACATCAAAGTGCCATCTTCCCCTTCGGTTCCATTGTTCCAAACTCATGACTGTATGTCTTTGTCTCCACTCTGTGGTATTCAGCATAGATCCTTGCAATCTGTTTGTGAATTATGAAGAGCATTTATAAAGCATAGGTTGAGAGAGGCCAGATTGGTTCCGTGATTTTATATTAACTAGTTATCACAATTAAGGATTTGTTTTTTCATAAACTTGtaacactaatttttttttctagatgcATGGAATGAGTGGACGAATATTTTAGatgcctttttaaaaaaataaaatcgaaACGTGTGCATTCTGAATTTCTGACGAgtgtttgaaatttatttattcttctctGCTTTTATTTTGGTGTACTGATTCATACCCGATTGGTCAAATTGTTGAtttctggttttttttttcagcttcGAAAAAGGTTGGCATGGTTTCTTGCAATAAGGTAAATTGCATTTGTGATAAAGACTAGAAAGTTTTTGTAATGTTAATGTCTGAATGATTCTCAAGaatacttcaaaaaaaaatgtttatggtGCTGCCCAAGTGTGTTGGTTCAGCTGTAGGTTGATAGCTCAGCTGTACAAGACTTTATGGGTGTAGTATGTGTCCCCAAAGTTATCCTATCACAGAGGCACCTATTATCGCAGAGTGCATGGTGAGTAGAGACCCTCTCCATTTTTATTGAGAAAATGGACATCTTCATTTCTATGATGAGTAAAGGAAATTTGCAACTCTGAACAAATAGACATGATCATTTTTATACACACACAGCCATGTAAATGGAGATGTCCATTTCCTTTGAGAAATGGAGAGGATTTCTACTTGAGCACGGTGGTGAATATGGACACAATGTTTGCCACATTGCCTCCCATCAGTCCCATGGGCCCATTTTGTAACCCCTCccctctctcacacacacacaaataaaataaaaatctgcaATAACTTTGTACTGCCATTAGATGAAGGTCCCACCTGCTTCTAAGAATCCAAGTGCTGGCATGCAAGGATTTGGGAAAATGACGAAGAAGAATAATCCTATTTTCCCCCAAATTCCACAGGTATAACTAAATAAAACCACTGAAGAGAACCAGTGGCTTTTCTAATTTTGCTTACTAATGATTGGCAGAGGACCAAAGCACTGAGGCTTGTTCAATGAAATTTTGAGTGATTAACTGATTATATACctaactatttttcttattttgaagaagCATGTGGCTACAAGGAGAGAGTCATCTATTTTAATGCAATCAAAGGTACCCGGAAGGTCTAGTTTAAGTTCCACAATTCCATCCAAGAGAGATTCACTTGGCAATCCACATGTCAAAAGTGAAAGGGACAAGGCAAAACGAATAGTTGGTGGTTAGACCTTGCTTTAGCATTTTTCCACTTCTCATTTTGGCATAATGGTTACCATTTTCTGAGCTGTAGTTAactttcattttcctttgaCCTCTTCAGATAGAGTCAGTTCAGTGGCAAAAGCATCTGTTGTTAGAGGTTCTCGAGGTTCTGTGCCTAAGCCCACACTACCATCCAAATCACCTTCTGGTCCGACAGTATCAACCAGGACTAAATCAGTGACTTCCACATCTTCTGGTAACAATTTATCTGACAATATTGGTAAATCTTCTTTTAGTTACTTAAAAAGAAGTTATAAGCCAACCTCATGTTGCCCAGTTGTCAAAACACCTTCAAGGGTTGCTTCAAGAAATAAAGCTGAACCTGAGATTTCTAGTCTTTCAAGGTTGATGTCTGCCACAAAGCTTTCTTCTAGTATTTCGCCCGCTAGCTCTATCAGTGACTGGTCTTCATCAGAGTCATCCTCAACAACTTCTATGGCTAAACGTGTGTGTAATAGTTCAAGGCCCAGCATTGATTGTGGGTCAAGCAGAAAGGTTTTATTGAACACTGATGCAGATCAAGGTACACACCCTCAGACTCCTCTGAGTGATTCAAGCTTAGAAAGGCAAGAGGCTCGGCAAAGTGGGATTATTAGTCAGAAGGAAAGGACAGTGCCTGGAGCGACAGTTCTTCCTCCAGTTTCCAAGAAACCTTCAGGCCTTCGACTGCCTTCACCAAAGATTGGTTATTTTGATGGGGTGAGTTTTGCCTTGTTTATATTTGATGTAAGCCAGAAACCTTGTTGGTTAGTGGTTAGTACCATTTTATTGGAAAAATGTACAGATTTCATATCATTATGACTTTGGTCACATACTATTTAGTGAGTTTTCCTGGTGGAATATGTGCTTCTgcaaattatgatattttacttTTCCTATTTCTTTCGTTATCTCTCTATTACACTGCATTTGTTGAATTGGTGTCATATTGTTGTGCAGGTGAAGCCCTTAGTGCGCACTCCACGTGGGTCTGTTGTACCTGGTGGCTTGCCAAAACATGGAGCTGAAAGTCCAAGAGAAGGCCAAAACAAAGCAGAACTTGGAAAGCTGCAACCATCCAGATCTTTTGTTTCAATTGATAATACAAAACCCAACAACCAGCAACCTCCACATCCAAATCCTTTTCATGAATCATTAGATGTTGCAATTAAGACATCTAATAGCGTGCAGAATGGCAAAAGCTCTTCCGACATATCCATTGGTGCTGTTGAAAATACATCACACTTCCATGTAGTGGAGAAAGCTCATCATGATTTGCCACCACTTAAGGGTGTCAATAACCAGGAAAATGCTCATCATGATGATCAAATTGATTGTTTGAGCAAACAAGTTGGACATATGGACATAAATTTTGAGATAGGGGAAAAGTTTAATAGTGATTCCCTTTATTTATTGCAGAATGATATCAGCTTCCAAGATAAATCCAATGGTCTGGATTTATCTAGTCACAAAGAGCTTATTGATTGTCCTAAGAAAGACGAATTATTTAATGGTTTATCTACTACATACCTTTATGTCTCCCCAACCAGCTTTGATGTGGTAGCTTCAACAAGGAGACCCTTTGCGGTCAAAGATTCCTTTTGTAACATGGATGGTGTTGTCTTTACAGATTCAACAGTTTCAGAGGCTAAATCGACCAACTTGCCTGTGCCGGAGAGCATTATTATGAAAGAAAACGAGTGAGATTGTGTAATTAAGTTGAACTATATGTTTGTTGAGTTTGCTGCTTTGTGCAAAACTGTCCAAGTCATGAATGGATAGTCTTTATCATTTTTGAAATACTTGTTATACTATTTATACTTTAATTTGATGGGTCTTCTAGATGTATTACCCATGGATTCGTTGCTGTGAATTCGTCTTCGATGTTTTGAACGAGAAGAACCTCGTGGTGTCGTGTATCCTTTTGGATTTCATGTTCTGTTTCCCATCGGGAATTTAAATGCCTGAGATGCATTCGTTTGCATTTTCATTAAACATTGTTATATGCCTTTGCAGAAACCAACATTATATAAGGAagtgacttaaataaataaacaaaattttattctttgaatAAGTATAAATCTTGAACAAATTATTGAGTTGAGTTAggcataaaataaatgttatttttttgttactatgttggtatgaattatttatcgacttgtgtgatttttttttaattatattttttttcatttacgaGATTTAAACTGAAGATATTACTTAAAAGAATCAAGTCTAGTATAATTTAAACTAAcaattttttagtataaaataaaataaatgtcattaattattatattatttaattaataaatttagttatacTATCTCTATTTATAAGAAATGAATTATAATGTAAAagatagtataaaattataactattcaaataataaataagaaggACTAATTTGGACAAAATAAGTCAAACCAAAGACTTTAGTCTTAGTGCAtttagttaaagaaaaataacttaataaaaaacctaaatctaaactaagtttttttaaagGTGTCATATTTTTTGGTAAAACGAATTCCATCTGTAGCGTGTACATATATATAACTCGTTGTACCAAGTCACCTAATCTAGCTTTTTTTTAAcagtatattttcatttttttttcttttctattttttagtatttaagtGAATTGTTTATCCAACTAACTGCCGTGAGCTAGAAGGAGAAATAAGTTAATGCATGAAAAAttgtttatccaaacaaaatagcaaaatgagtaaaaagttaaaaaaaaaaaacatttctcatttttaataaaatacttctTTAGTATTTGTAACTTTTGTCAGTTAATACTTTGACTTAGAAATTCAAACATTAGTTTAAAATGTTGTGAAAGAAATGAATATAGCTCTTAGACAAAAAAATACGAATACACATTTAGATTTAGTTTAGCAGacagaaattgaaaatttcaaaacttcCAATAAGGAAACCCTTCAAATAAGTAACTCAAAACACCTTACCTTGGAAGTACCTCAATTTATAAGTTTAATCTAGAGAAATTTAGAATTACCAATCAAACAACAATTAGCTAAAAGTCTACAATTAAAGACACTAACTTTAATAGCTTAATTAGATTAGTTTTACTTAATCATAATCTTAATTAGTGAGATAATTAAGTATAATTATGCTTAATTAATGAGTTAGGGTTTGAATTGCTAAATTATGATACAATACACTAATATATGACTAGTTTAGCAAAATCACCCTAAACCAAGTCATTAGCCATCTAATGACTAAGATTAATCTAAGAACTTCATAGCTAAGCAAagaataaagatataaaaatattcttccCACTTAATTAATGAAGAATTGAGGATAATTCTAATGCACAAGGCCAAATACTTTTAGAAGCCAACTTGTTTAACAGCTTGTTTGAACACTCTTCCAATATATTCGCCTTTCAATATAAGATTAAAACTTTCTACACTCTTACTATTTCTTCCTGTTGTGCAAGAAGCAACATCCTCAATATAAAACCGCATCAAGTGGTACAAATGACACGGAAGTAACATTTTGTCACTTGGGACAAACAAGAATAAAGTGTGAATTGTTGATTTACATCCAAAAGCgaccaaaatcataattatGCTTCCAACTTGCATATTTCTGACTACCACTTGCCCAGAATCAGGATTCAGGAGGCATAGTTTTAACACTTCTACATTGCTCTTATCTGTCTTCAAGAGGACCTAACAAAAACATAGGAATCAAGTTAGGACAATTTCGTTTCGTAATAATTAAACTAGGCCAACTAGACTGAGACGTGCTTCAGGTGGGAGAACCGTGATTTGCATGAGTTGTAGGAATTTTAGTCATTCTAAATTTTTACTATAATTTCAACAATGAAAGATATTGATTAAAAGGAGGTGACAAGCAAGAGAGCATCACGTGTATGACGTTGAGGAAAAAAGGAAGAGGTTATAACttataaccaattaaaaatccTTTTGCGGATCAATATACGCTATTAAAATCCATATTCTATtgtgttaattaaaaattctggCAATCAAATACCCTGTTACACGAGTTATTCAgtattttacaagatagttgCTTTAAATAACcaaacaaaatcattttattgaaGGATTTTAAATTTGTGCGAAAGATACATTACTTTTGTAAAATTCTTCATtcaatcaaaaataaattattttaaaaccataTAGTGACCATTTCACAGTACCAAATGAGGTAAAATTGACCGAACTTCACACAAAGCATTCTCTATAAAAATGGAGCCCAAGTATGAGATATGAACCAAATTTAGTTCAGAAAAATTGCTACCAGAGAGATACAAAATTGTCCATAGAACTCATCCAGTCTCATGaagtaaaattcataataattttttggagAAACTAGAGAGGACACGTCCCACAAGACTAAGACCTAGGCTTCTCTTTCTTCTCCTTGAAGAGAGCCAGGAGAGACACACCAGAAACCTTCACGACCTTGAATCTGACTCCAGGAATATCACCCACGGCATGACCCTTTCGTCCAAATCCAGCTATCAAGACTTCATCCTACAAACATCAACCACACCCCGTATTATAAAGCAACTCAAAAAATTGTCCTTCCACATTTTATGGTATATTGAGCATAGGCAAAAACAGCATCACCAATAGcagcaaaataatataaataacatgATCAATTTAACTTCTTACATTCTCTTCAATGTAATTTAAGCAACCATCATTTGGCACGAATGCAGCAATCTTCTTCCCATTTTTGATGAGTTGAACCCTGGCACATTTTCGAATGGCAGAGTTGGGCTGCTTAGCCTCAATACCTCTGCAGATagaataacataataatttctTAACACCAGATGATCTAATTGAGAAAGTATGCAAGTAAATGCAACACAGTACGAGTTATATTAATCTTACATCTTTTCAAGAACAATACCCTTTGCATGGGATGAACCAGCAAAAGGCTTCTTCCATTCATTTCCAAGATGAGACTTTTTGTATGACTTGTCAGCCCACCTTTGTCTCCTACGGTGAGACTTCAGCTTGCGGGCAGCTCCCATTCCATGTGTCTTCCTGAAAGAAGTCAGAAAAGACAAagatttaattttctaactcCATGGGTtcatatgaaaatttaaaaacaaatagtcCTATATTAGTTTGCAATCTGCATGCATAAAGGAATAATGACATTTAACAACAAATAGTCCTATATCCCACTCGACATTCTATGAATA is a window encoding:
- the LOC100785074 gene encoding flocculation protein FLO11 isoform X5 — translated: MISEPASSLRKSNFQDRRLSIIDVSSADDSLLDGNPLSHQRSENQEQADVLYTPNSKKFEDAATKLQQWDHEPHSNDSSGIGKPKKNSKCNLRKSLAWDSAFFTSAGVLDPEELTIIIEGVEKDEKPELPSIQEDVYKSCESISTLASDSLTFESVEMEGDLFEDVRASIQKSSKKSSPAASNIKVPSSPSVPLFQTHDSSKKVGMVSCNKHVATRRESSILMQSKVPGRSSLSSTIPSKRDSLGNPHVKSERDKAKRIVGDRVSSVAKASVVRGSRGSVPKPTLPSKSPSGPTVSTRTKSVTSTSSGNNLSDNIGKSSFSYLKRSYKPTSCCPVVKTPSRVASRNKAEPEISSLSRLMSATKLSSSISPASSISDWSSSESSSTTSMAKRVCNSSRPSIDCGSSRKVLLNTDADQGTHPQTPLSDSSLERQEARQSGIISQKERTVPGATVLPPVSKKPSGLRLPSPKIGYFDGVKPLVRTPRGSVVPGGLPKHGAESPREGQNKAELGKLQPSRSFVSIDNTKPNNQQPPHPNPFHESLDVAIKTSNSVQNGKSSSDISIGAVENTSHFHVVEKAHHDLPPLKGVNNQENAHHDDQIDCLSKQVGHMDINFEIGEKFNSDSLYLLQNDISFQDKSNGLDLSSHKELIDCPKKDELFNGLSTTYLYVSPTSFDVVASTRRPFAVKDSFCNMDGVVFTDSTVSEAKSTNLPVPESIIMKENE
- the LOC100785074 gene encoding uncharacterized protein isoform X2; translated protein: MISEPASSLRKSNFQDRRLSIIDVSSADDSLLDGNPLSHQRSENQEQADVLYTPNSKKFEDAATKLQQWDHEPHSNDSSGIGKPKKNSKCNLRKSLAWDSAFFTSAGVLDPEELTIIIEGVEKDEKPELPSIQEDVYKSCESISTLASDSLTFESVEMEGDLFEDVRASIQKSSKKSSPAASNIKVPSSPSVPLFQTHDSSKKVGMVSCNKMKVPPASKNPSAGMQGFGKMTKKNNPIFPQIPQHVATRRESSILMQSKVPGRSSLSSTIPSKRDSLGNPHVKSERDKAKRIVGDRVSSVAKASVVRGSRGSVPKPTLPSKSPSGPTVSTRTKSVTSTSSGNNLSDNIGKSSFSYLKRSYKPTSCCPVVKTPSRVASRNKAEPEISSLSRLMSATKLSSSISPASSISDWSSSESSSTTSMAKRVCNSSRPSIDCGSSRKVLLNTDADQGTHPQTPLSDSSLERQEARQSGIISQKERTVPGATVLPPVSKKPSGLRLPSPKIGYFDGVKPLVRTPRGSVVPGGLPKHGAESPREGQNKAELGKLQPSRSFVSIDNTKPNNQQPPHPNPFHESLDVAIKTSNSVQNGKSSSDISIGAVENTSHFHVVEKAHHDLPPLKGVNNQENAHHDDQIDCLSKQVGHMDINFEIGEKFNSDSLYLLQNDISFQDKSNGLDLSSHKELIDCPKKDELFNGLSTTYLYVSPTSFDVVASTRRPFAVKDSFCNMDGVVFTDSTVSEAKSTNLPVPESIIMKENE
- the LOC100785074 gene encoding flocculation protein FLO11 isoform X1, whose protein sequence is MISEPASSLRKSNFQDRRLSIIDVSSADDSLLDGNPLSHQRSENQEQADVLYTPNSKKFEDAATKLQQWDHEPHSNDSSGIGKPKKNSKCNLRKSLAWDSAFFTSAGVLDPEELTIIIEGVEKDEKPELPSIQEDVYKSCESISTLASDSLTFESVEMEGDLFEDVRASIQKSSKKSSPAASNIKVPSSPSVPLFQTHDSSKKVGMVSCNKMKVPPASKNPSAGMQGFGKMTKKNNPIFPQIPQKHVATRRESSILMQSKVPGRSSLSSTIPSKRDSLGNPHVKSERDKAKRIVGDRVSSVAKASVVRGSRGSVPKPTLPSKSPSGPTVSTRTKSVTSTSSGNNLSDNIGKSSFSYLKRSYKPTSCCPVVKTPSRVASRNKAEPEISSLSRLMSATKLSSSISPASSISDWSSSESSSTTSMAKRVCNSSRPSIDCGSSRKVLLNTDADQGTHPQTPLSDSSLERQEARQSGIISQKERTVPGATVLPPVSKKPSGLRLPSPKIGYFDGVKPLVRTPRGSVVPGGLPKHGAESPREGQNKAELGKLQPSRSFVSIDNTKPNNQQPPHPNPFHESLDVAIKTSNSVQNGKSSSDISIGAVENTSHFHVVEKAHHDLPPLKGVNNQENAHHDDQIDCLSKQVGHMDINFEIGEKFNSDSLYLLQNDISFQDKSNGLDLSSHKELIDCPKKDELFNGLSTTYLYVSPTSFDVVASTRRPFAVKDSFCNMDGVVFTDSTVSEAKSTNLPVPESIIMKENE
- the LOC100785074 gene encoding uncharacterized protein isoform X6; this encodes MISEPASSLRKSNFQDRRLSIIDVSSADDSLLDGNPLSHQRSENQEQADVLYTPNSKKFEDAATKLQQWDHEPHSNDSSGIGKPKKNSKCNLRKSLAWDSAFFTSAGVLDPEELTIIIEGVEKDEKPELPSIQEDVYKSCESISTLASDSLTFESVEMEGDLFEDVRASIQKSSKKSSPAASNIKVPSSPSVPLFQTHDSSKKVGMVSCNKKHVATRRESSILMQSKVPGRSSLSSTIPSKRDSLGNPHVKSERDKAKRIVGDRVSSVAKASVVRGSRGSVPKPTLPSKSPSGPTVSTRTKSVTSTSSVVKTPSRVASRNKAEPEISSLSRLMSATKLSSSISPASSISDWSSSESSSTTSMAKRVCNSSRPSIDCGSSRKVLLNTDADQGTHPQTPLSDSSLERQEARQSGIISQKERTVPGATVLPPVSKKPSGLRLPSPKIGYFDGVKPLVRTPRGSVVPGGLPKHGAESPREGQNKAELGKLQPSRSFVSIDNTKPNNQQPPHPNPFHESLDVAIKTSNSVQNGKSSSDISIGAVENTSHFHVVEKAHHDLPPLKGVNNQENAHHDDQIDCLSKQVGHMDINFEIGEKFNSDSLYLLQNDISFQDKSNGLDLSSHKELIDCPKKDELFNGLSTTYLYVSPTSFDVVASTRRPFAVKDSFCNMDGVVFTDSTVSEAKSTNLPVPESIIMKENE